Proteins co-encoded in one Setaria viridis chromosome 9, Setaria_viridis_v4.0, whole genome shotgun sequence genomic window:
- the LOC117836357 gene encoding probable adenylate kinase 1, chloroplastic → MAAVQRLLRAAASGGAATAVARRRMASLAQEQAPSAAAAQKGFPFAAERMRGLPAAERNVQWVFLGCPGVGKGTYASRLSRLLGVPHIATGDLVRDELASTGPLAAQLAEIVNQGKLVSDEIIFNLLSKRLKKGEDQGESGFILDGFPRTVKQAEILDGVTDIDMVVNLKLREDVLVEKCLGRRICSQCGKNFNVACIDVKGENGLPAIYMAPLLPPNNCMSKMTTRADDTEEVVRNRLRIYNDMSQPVEDFYRDQGKLLEFDLPGGIPESWPKLLHVLNLEDQEELKLAAA, encoded by the exons ATGGCGGCCGTGCAGAGGCTCCTCCGGGCAGCCGCCTCCggtggcgcggcgacggcggtggccagGAGGCGCATGGCGTCGCTGGCGCAGGAGCAGGCGccttccgcggcggcggcgcagaaggGGTTCCCGTTCGCGGCGGAGAGGATGAGGGGgctcccggcggcggagaggaacGTGCAGTGGGTGTTCCTGGGCTGCCCCGGCGTGGGCAAGGGCACCTACGCGAGCCGCCTCTCGCGCCTCCTCGGCGTGCCCCACATCGCAACCGGGGACCTTGTTCGTGACGAGCTCGCCTCCACCGGGCCCCTTGCTGCGCAG CTTGCTGAAATTGTTAATCAGGGGAAATTGGTTTCTGATGAGATTATCTTCAATCTATTGTCCAAAAGGCTCAAGAAAGGAGAAGACCAAGGAGAATCAGgatttattcttgatggtttTCCACGAACAGTAAAACAAGCG GAAATCCTTGATGGAGTTACGGACATCGATATGGTGGTTAATCTAAAACTGAGGGAAGATGTCTTAGTAGAGAAGTGCCTTGGCAGAAGGATTTGCAGCCAGTGTGGAAAGAACTTCAATGTGGCCTGCATTGATGTTAAGGGTGAAAATGGATTACCAGCAATCTACATGGCACCATTATTACCCCCAAATAACTGCATGTCGAAGATGACTACCCGAGCTGATGATACGGAAGAGGTGGTCAGAAACAGGCTTCGGATCTATAATGACATG TCTCAACCTGTAGAAGATTTCTACCGCGACCAGGGGAAGCTCTTGGAATTTGACTTGCCTGGAGGGATCCCTGAATCTTGGCCAAAGCTGCTCCATGTTCTAAATCTTGAAGACCAAGAGGAGTTAAAGTTGGCTGCTGCATAG